CTCTGCATGGTGATCGGCCTGCTGGCCTTCCTGCCGTTCTCCGGCTCGCTGTCCGAGGCCGTGCGCGTGGCCTCGATGGAAAAGGACATCACGCCGCTGTTGTCCGCCCTGATGGTCCCCCTGACCGTCTTTGGCGTGCTGTACGTGATCGTCGCCGCGCTGTTCTGGCATGCGCCAGTGCTGGTGGCCTGGCACGGTCTGCGCCTGACGCAGGCGCTGTTCTTCTCCGGCGTCGCCTGCTGGCGCAACAAATGGGCCTTCCTGGTGTACGGCGCCGCCTGGGTCATGGTGTTCCTGTTCATCGACCTGTGCGCCGGCATGCTCGTGACCATCGGCCTGTCGCCGCAGTTCGCGGGCACGCTGCAGGTGCCGTTCAATATCGCGGCGGGCGGCGTGCTGTACTGCAGCTTCTATCCGGCCTATACCTCCGTGTTCGGCATCAACGACGCCGCCGCGCAGCTCGACAACGGCAACGGCGCCCAGGCATAGCGCCACGCGCCGCGGCGCCAGCGCCCGGCGCAGTTCAAGCACGCGTCCCGAGCGCGATACGAAGGCCACGTCTATGGGATGGCGCATGCCGAAGGTATGCACCGCGAAACACGGCGTGAGCAGGATGCCCACTCTCGGGCCCGGCGGCTTGCGCCACGCCAGCCCCCGCATCCGCCCCCACCAACCATCCACCCGCAGCAGCCGGAGCCGCGCCATCGGCGGCGCCCGGCGTGTCAAGGCAGGCTCCACGACAGCTGCACCACGACAGGAAAGGCCAGCACGATGAAGGTGCAGGGAAAAATGCAGCCGATCAGCGGCAACAGCATTTTCACCGGCGCCTGCAAGGCCATCTGCTCCGCCCGGATCCGCCTGTCGTCGCGGCCATGAGCGGCCA
The Achromobacter sp. AONIH1 DNA segment above includes these coding regions:
- a CDS encoding BPSS1780 family membrane protein — protein: MQAAYLPASSGWQWVRDGFRLFRKQPLAMFLWAMAISLLVIFATAIPPVGPILFVALMPIVTLMTLSACKHVEADRVMLPSMWPKPLQKPGVFRKLFLMGLLYAALCMVIGLLAFLPFSGSLSEAVRVASMEKDITPLLSALMVPLTVFGVLYVIVAALFWHAPVLVAWHGLRLTQALFFSGVACWRNKWAFLVYGAAWVMVFLFIDLCAGMLVTIGLSPQFAGTLQVPFNIAAGGVLYCSFYPAYTSVFGINDAAAQLDNGNGAQA